GATACACGAAGGCGAATGAACCAATTTGATATGGTTCGTACTTTTGGGGATGCTCCGATGCAAAGAAGAACGTTTTTGACCATGGCCGGCTCGGTCGCCGCCTACGGTGCATTCGGTCGAGTGCCAGCCTTTGCTCAGGCAAAGCCGGAAACGCTGTCGATGATGACGTGGGGTGGTCTATGGGGCGACGGGATGGCTCAGAACATCGACGCCCCCTTCGCGGAAGAGACCGGTATCCGCATCGTTCAGGATCGTGGCTCCAGCCCGGTCGAGCGCATCACCAAGTTGCGCATCAGCCTCGACAACCAGATCTACGATCTTGTTCAGCTGGCGGACGGCGTCGTTCCGTTGGCGGAGTCCCAAGGCGTCCTGGAGGATCTGGACCCGGGCTCCGAGAACCTGCCGTTCCTTGCTCAGGTTCCCGAGCGGTTCCGGCGAAAGGGTTGGGTTGCCCAAATCTACTCAGCTCTCGGCATCGCCTACAACCCGGATCTTGTGGAAACGCCGCCCAAAAGCTTCGCCGATCTCTGGAATCCTGAATATGCAGGCGCGATCGTCCTACCGGAGATCACCCATTCGATCGGCCCCTACATCATTCCCATCGGAGCGCTTGCAGCCGGCGCGGACCTGAAGGACGAGGAAGCCGGATTCGCGAAACTGAGCGAAATGGTGGAACTGGATCCGATCTGGGCCAAGGATACCGACTCCATCATGAGCGCGCTCGTCAACGAGGAAGCGGCGATCGGCCTGCTTTACAAATCGCAGACCAACACCGTCATCGAGCAGGGCGGCAACGTCGCGTGGGTTTTTCCCGAAGAGGGAGCGATCTCGTATCTCTCCGGCACGGGTATCGCCCGCAACACACGCAACAAGCAGTGGGCGGAAGCTTACGTGAACTCCACCCTCGATCCGCAAAAGCAGCTATGGGTCGCCGATGTCTTCAACTACAGCGGCA
This genomic window from Aureimonas sp. OT7 contains:
- a CDS encoding extracellular solute-binding protein, with amino-acid sequence MGHARSAIGKDTRRRMNQFDMVRTFGDAPMQRRTFLTMAGSVAAYGAFGRVPAFAQAKPETLSMMTWGGLWGDGMAQNIDAPFAEETGIRIVQDRGSSPVERITKLRISLDNQIYDLVQLADGVVPLAESQGVLEDLDPGSENLPFLAQVPERFRRKGWVAQIYSALGIAYNPDLVETPPKSFADLWNPEYAGAIVLPEITHSIGPYIIPIGALAAGADLKDEEAGFAKLSEMVELDPIWAKDTDSIMSALVNEEAAIGLLYKSQTNTVIEQGGNVAWVFPEEGAISYLSGTGIARNTRNKQWAEAYVNSTLDPQKQLWVADVFNYSGTNPAMIDMLPVELQERIQFTPEQSERIIDLDQEFMSAQRGAWVDRWNRVIAGG